A single genomic interval of Chryseobacterium paludis harbors:
- a CDS encoding HAD-IB family hydrolase, producing the protein MKKLYCFDFDGTITYKDTMFMYLKFYDSTKYHIQFLKHVPLFILLKLKLAETEKVKKSFIGSILKGQSQEKIERKSKQFFEQNYPKIVRENALDFIKNIDRNHTQSLLVTASLDIWVKPFAEQLQMELVSTRAEFKNGIFTGNFIGKNCNGKEKLVRIQEQINNSKYDKIIAFGDTSGDKYMLKWANEGHYQFFH; encoded by the coding sequence ATGAAAAAATTGTATTGTTTTGATTTTGATGGCACAATAACCTATAAGGATACCATGTTTATGTATCTTAAGTTTTATGATTCTACAAAATATCATATACAATTTTTGAAACACGTTCCTCTTTTTATTTTGTTAAAGCTAAAACTGGCGGAAACAGAAAAAGTAAAGAAGAGTTTTATTGGATCTATATTAAAAGGGCAGTCTCAAGAGAAGATCGAGAGAAAATCCAAACAGTTCTTTGAACAGAATTATCCAAAAATTGTACGGGAAAATGCATTAGACTTTATTAAAAATATAGATCGTAATCATACGCAGAGTCTATTGGTTACCGCTTCATTGGATATCTGGGTGAAACCATTTGCTGAACAACTTCAAATGGAACTTGTTTCGACGCGTGCAGAGTTTAAAAATGGGATTTTTACAGGAAATTTTATTGGAAAAAATTGTAACGGAAAAGAGAAATTGGTAAGGATTCAGGAGCAAATAAATAATTCAAAATACGATAAAATAATCGCTTTTGGAGATACCTCGGGAGATAAGTATATGCTGAAATGGGCAAATGAAGGACATTACCAATTTTTTCACTAA
- a CDS encoding SDR family NAD(P)-dependent oxidoreductase, whose protein sequence is MIVLGSTSEVAQAFVEKALQEGEKYEKIYLFTSSRETTERFARHIDVKFLQQSEVIELDLMKEIDYTRFENVSSNLLFCATGYLGDGTEEGLYDNKNTERIININYSKLVPVMNYFAQKFESRRSGTIIGLSSVAGDRGRQSNFIYGSAKAAFTAYLSGLRNYLFDKKVHVLTIKPGFMETKMTEGLPLNPKLTAKPKQAAAVIYNAYKKQKNVAYVLPIWGIIMMIIRNIPEFIFKKLKL, encoded by the coding sequence ATGATAGTTCTGGGAAGTACCTCTGAAGTAGCACAGGCTTTTGTCGAAAAAGCTTTGCAGGAAGGAGAAAAATATGAAAAAATCTACTTGTTTACCTCCAGTAGGGAAACAACAGAAAGATTTGCAAGACATATTGATGTTAAGTTTCTACAACAATCAGAAGTGATCGAATTGGATCTGATGAAAGAAATAGATTATACTCGATTTGAAAATGTCAGTTCAAATTTATTATTTTGTGCAACAGGATATTTAGGCGATGGGACAGAAGAAGGATTGTATGATAATAAAAATACAGAAAGGATCATTAATATTAATTACTCAAAACTAGTTCCAGTTATGAATTATTTTGCTCAGAAATTTGAAAGCAGAAGATCAGGAACAATAATAGGACTATCTTCAGTAGCAGGAGACAGAGGCCGGCAAAGTAATTTTATATATGGAAGTGCAAAAGCCGCTTTTACAGCATATTTAAGTGGTTTAAGGAATTATCTTTTTGACAAAAAAGTACATGTGCTTACCATAAAGCCAGGTTTTATGGAAACCAAAATGACTGAAGGGTTACCATTAAATCCTAAGCTTACTGCTAAGCCAAAACAGGCTGCCGCAGTTATTTATAATGCCTATAAAAAACAGAAAAATGTGGCATACGTCTTACCAATCTGGGGTATTATTATGATGATCATCAGGAATATTCCTGAGTTTATATTTAAAAAATTAAAGCTTTAA
- a CDS encoding FAD-binding oxidoreductase translates to MKPNFIQKVTNWGNFPVVEKEMKSEDSFKKIKEFVLNHNEVIARGNGRCYGDASLGEHIFSTKKLNKFISFDRLNGIIECESGVLLSDVLEITVQQGYFLYVTPGTKFISVGGAIASDVHGKNHHSEGCFSEYVIEFKLMTENGEIITCSRESNAEKFWATVGGMGLTGIILTAKFKLKNIDSAYIRQESIKAENLDEIFRLFDESESWTYTVAWIDCLQKGKNIGRSILMRGEHAFQHELPQSMANSPLRLKKKFQPTVPFYFPGFVLNALTVKIFNLLYYKKQSKKEVKSFIDYETYFYPLDFVNDWNKIYGKSGFIQYQMVIPKESGKEGMKKILETIANSGNGSFLAVLKLFGKDNPQAYNSFPMEGYTLALDFKVNSKLKKLVEQLDNIVQEFGGRIYLTKDSMSKSSLTNYLKNIQSPKFVSLQHKRIINNN, encoded by the coding sequence ATGAAGCCTAATTTTATACAGAAAGTGACCAACTGGGGTAATTTCCCGGTAGTGGAAAAGGAAATGAAGTCTGAAGACAGCTTCAAAAAGATAAAAGAATTTGTATTGAACCACAATGAAGTCATTGCACGAGGAAATGGGAGGTGTTATGGAGATGCTTCATTAGGGGAACATATATTTTCAACCAAAAAATTAAACAAATTCATCAGTTTTGACCGCTTAAATGGGATCATAGAGTGTGAATCCGGAGTTTTGCTTTCAGATGTACTGGAGATCACAGTACAGCAGGGATATTTTCTATACGTTACGCCGGGAACGAAGTTTATTAGTGTTGGTGGTGCTATAGCATCAGATGTACATGGGAAAAATCACCATTCGGAAGGTTGCTTTTCAGAATATGTCATTGAGTTTAAATTAATGACGGAGAACGGTGAAATCATTACCTGTTCAAGAGAATCAAATGCAGAAAAGTTTTGGGCTACTGTTGGGGGAATGGGACTTACAGGGATCATTCTTACGGCAAAGTTCAAACTTAAAAATATTGATTCAGCCTATATCCGTCAGGAGAGTATTAAAGCTGAAAACCTTGATGAAATATTTAGATTATTTGACGAGAGTGAGAGCTGGACATATACGGTAGCATGGATCGACTGCTTACAAAAGGGTAAAAATATAGGAAGAAGTATTTTAATGAGAGGCGAGCATGCTTTTCAACATGAACTTCCCCAATCTATGGCTAACAGTCCTTTGAGATTAAAGAAAAAATTTCAGCCGACGGTTCCGTTTTATTTTCCAGGTTTTGTACTGAATGCATTAACCGTAAAGATTTTCAATTTACTGTATTATAAAAAACAGTCTAAAAAAGAGGTTAAAAGTTTTATAGATTATGAGACCTATTTTTATCCCTTAGACTTTGTAAATGATTGGAATAAGATTTATGGAAAATCCGGCTTTATTCAATATCAAATGGTGATCCCAAAGGAATCCGGAAAAGAAGGAATGAAGAAGATCCTGGAAACAATTGCCAATAGTGGAAACGGTTCTTTTTTAGCTGTTTTAAAACTTTTTGGAAAAGATAATCCTCAGGCCTATAATTCATTTCCAATGGAAGGATATACTTTAGCATTAGACTTTAAAGTAAATTCTAAACTAAAAAAACTGGTGGAACAGTTAGATAATATTGTGCAGGAGTTTGGCGGTCGAATTTATTTAACGAAAGACAGTATGAGTAAATCTTCTTTAACCAATTATCTTAAAAACATTCAAAGTCCTAAATTTGTGTCTTTACAGCACAAAAGAATCATAAATAATAATTAG
- a CDS encoding decaprenyl-phosphate phosphoribosyltransferase, producing MKKYLKLLRVEQWVKNLFVFVPLFFSGNIKNLDLLSKSIFAFIIFSLAASMVYILNDYNDIEADRQHPEKRRRPLASGAISKSKAIGVLIGLIVVDIFLVLFAQFYFEEVLWKFATIIGFYFVMNLAYTFKLKHVPIIDIFIIATGFVLRVLAGGYITGISISQWAVLLTFVLALVLAIGKRRGELINAQVSGKTRRALDGYNVQFADIALSISVTLAIICYLMFTLSPEVQAKFHERVFYTVIFVVFAFLRYLQQTLVYNRTESPTKIVYRDRYIQVTLLLWVATFLIQIYFKK from the coding sequence ATGAAGAAATATCTTAAACTACTGCGTGTAGAGCAATGGGTAAAAAACCTGTTTGTTTTTGTACCATTATTTTTCTCTGGTAATATCAAAAACCTTGATTTACTTTCAAAAAGTATTTTTGCTTTTATTATTTTTTCCCTCGCTGCCAGTATGGTTTATATCCTGAACGATTATAATGATATCGAAGCAGATCGGCAACATCCAGAAAAAAGAAGAAGACCTCTGGCAAGTGGAGCTATTTCGAAGTCAAAGGCGATAGGGGTCCTGATAGGTTTAATCGTTGTAGATATTTTCCTTGTTCTTTTTGCCCAATTTTATTTTGAAGAAGTTCTCTGGAAATTTGCTACGATTATAGGGTTTTATTTTGTCATGAATCTGGCATATACCTTCAAGCTTAAACATGTTCCTATTATTGATATTTTTATTATTGCTACAGGGTTTGTCTTAAGAGTATTGGCAGGTGGTTATATCACGGGTATCAGTATTTCTCAATGGGCCGTATTGCTTACATTCGTTCTTGCTTTGGTATTGGCTATAGGAAAAAGAAGAGGTGAGCTGATCAACGCTCAGGTTTCCGGTAAAACAAGACGAGCCTTGGATGGTTATAATGTACAGTTTGCAGATATTGCACTTTCAATTTCAGTAACACTTGCTATTATATGTTACCTAATGTTTACATTATCACCTGAGGTACAGGCTAAGTTTCATGAAAGAGTTTTTTACACTGTTATTTTTGTTGTATTTGCATTTTTAAGATATCTGCAACAGACATTAGTATACAACAGAACAGAGTCTCCTACAAAAATTGTATACAGAGACCGATATATTCAGGTTACCTTATTATTATGGGTGGCTACATTTTTAATTCAAATTTATTTTAAGAAATGA
- a CDS encoding OmpA family protein yields the protein MKFNKTYIGALFLSSALLLTSCEAVQNSNHQQRGTAVGVASGAVIGGILGNNVGSGKNSALGAVLGGIIGGVAGNVIGNKMDKQAKEIKETLPGAEVERVGDGIKITMNESIVNFAFDSSNLTSVAQTNLDKLAQVLTNNPDTNINIYGHTDSKGADDYNMKLSERRANAVKAYLSSKGIASNRMAAKGEGESQPVATNDTDAGRAQNRRVEFAITANQKMINEAKQGQ from the coding sequence ATGAAATTTAATAAAACATATATCGGAGCCCTATTTTTATCATCAGCATTGTTATTAACAAGCTGTGAAGCAGTTCAAAACTCAAATCACCAACAAAGAGGTACTGCTGTAGGGGTAGCTTCAGGAGCCGTTATCGGAGGTATTTTAGGAAATAATGTAGGAAGTGGTAAAAACTCTGCATTAGGAGCTGTACTTGGAGGAATAATAGGAGGTGTTGCCGGTAACGTTATTGGTAATAAAATGGACAAGCAGGCTAAAGAAATTAAAGAAACTTTACCTGGAGCTGAAGTAGAAAGAGTAGGAGATGGTATTAAAATTACAATGAATGAAAGTATTGTAAACTTTGCATTTGATTCTTCAAACCTTACTTCCGTTGCTCAGACTAACTTAGATAAATTAGCTCAGGTTCTTACTAATAATCCTGATACCAATATTAATATCTATGGTCATACAGACAGTAAAGGTGCTGATGATTATAATATGAAACTTTCTGAAAGAAGAGCTAACGCTGTGAAAGCTTATTTGTCATCTAAAGGAATTGCTTCCAATAGAATGGCGGCTAAAGGAGAAGGAGAAAGTCAACCGGTTGCAACAAATGATACAGATGCTGGAAGAGCTCAAAACAGAAGAGTGGAATTCGCTATTACAGCAAACCAAAAAATGATTAATGAAGCCAAACAAGGGCAATAA
- a CDS encoding lipocalin-like domain-containing protein has protein sequence MKKLLLAGMLGTSLFAVSCSQVKNAQTAQTQRSEFLKLKGDWEIVSIDYDKGFKIKPFDEGADAQCFVGSHWKLIPNNYTGSYSLNGGGDCPSITQPIKFEVTSGSAFMFKKIATGTKAKQNTVGYSLNVINLSADQFSLEQNVPFDGSTVRVVYNFQRTGMK, from the coding sequence ATGAAAAAGTTACTACTTGCAGGAATGTTGGGAACCTCACTTTTTGCAGTGTCTTGTTCCCAAGTGAAAAATGCACAAACAGCACAAACCCAAAGATCTGAATTTTTAAAACTAAAAGGAGATTGGGAGATTGTAAGCATAGACTATGATAAAGGGTTTAAGATCAAGCCATTTGATGAAGGAGCAGATGCACAATGTTTTGTAGGAAGTCATTGGAAATTAATTCCCAATAACTACACAGGATCTTACAGCTTAAATGGAGGTGGAGATTGCCCTAGTATTACTCAGCCTATCAAATTTGAAGTGACAAGCGGAAGTGCTTTCATGTTTAAAAAAATCGCTACAGGCACAAAAGCTAAGCAAAATACAGTAGGTTATTCTTTAAACGTAATCAATCTATCTGCTGATCAGTTTTCACTAGAACAAAATGTTCCATTTGATGGAAGTACAGTAAGAGTTGTATATAATTTCCAAAGAACTGGAATGAAATAA
- a CDS encoding S8 family serine peptidase has translation MKKVLLAAVFLAGFHSAFAQEAQAKSVDPKEDKDLMTWYHKDFGTTKVYGINTENAYKYLESKGLKPKTVVVGVLDSGVQVDHPGLIKNIWSNPNEVPNNGKDDDGNGYIDDVHGWNFIGGKNGDVDIDNMEVTRMVAKYKPVFEGDDSTKNKANQAKMPEEFAMYMKSKELFTKKSVEAKQSLQQYTMINDLIPNMIKLLGGKSVTAENISAIKAPTEQKDAIALNILTQVAQSPEFKGKSAADFETAMKKEMKGAIDHFAPAAKQYDLSYDTRAEIVGDNYDDYNQKNYGNNDYQGPDAEHGTHVAGIIAGLPQGKEIQYGVASKVAKIMSVRTVPNGDERDKDVANAIKYAVDNGAKVLNMSFGKPVSPGKNVVWDAFKYAEDKGVLLVKAAGNENEDVAEHLAYPTNFKNITDDKPFVNNVIVVGASTNRNSELRASFSNFNKKMVNVFAPGEEIYSTVPTSTYEYLQGTSMASPVVAGAAAVLLAYMPNLKPNQIIEALVKSSNPSTENQFGDFSQAGGVIDLKRAAEYAYSNFYNGKTSAVKKATKSVKKTVKK, from the coding sequence ATGAAAAAGGTATTATTAGCTGCTGTCTTTTTAGCAGGCTTTCATTCTGCTTTTGCACAGGAAGCACAGGCAAAGAGCGTTGACCCGAAAGAAGATAAAGATTTAATGACGTGGTATCACAAAGATTTTGGAACAACAAAAGTATATGGTATCAATACAGAAAATGCATATAAATATTTAGAATCTAAAGGACTTAAGCCTAAAACTGTTGTCGTTGGTGTTCTGGATAGTGGAGTACAGGTTGACCATCCGGGATTGATCAAAAATATATGGTCCAATCCTAACGAAGTGCCAAACAATGGAAAAGATGATGACGGGAATGGTTATATAGATGATGTACACGGATGGAATTTTATCGGCGGAAAGAATGGTGATGTAGATATCGACAATATGGAGGTAACGAGAATGGTTGCTAAATATAAGCCGGTATTTGAAGGAGATGATTCAACTAAAAACAAAGCAAATCAAGCTAAAATGCCAGAGGAATTTGCGATGTATATGAAGTCAAAAGAACTTTTCACTAAGAAAAGTGTAGAAGCAAAACAAAGCCTTCAGCAATACACAATGATCAATGATTTGATTCCTAATATGATTAAACTTTTAGGTGGGAAATCAGTAACTGCTGAAAATATTTCGGCTATAAAGGCTCCAACAGAGCAGAAAGATGCAATCGCACTTAATATTTTAACTCAGGTTGCACAAAGCCCTGAATTTAAAGGAAAGTCAGCGGCGGATTTTGAAACAGCAATGAAGAAGGAAATGAAAGGAGCAATCGATCATTTTGCCCCTGCAGCAAAACAATATGATCTGAGCTATGATACAAGAGCAGAAATCGTTGGTGATAATTATGATGACTATAATCAAAAGAATTATGGAAATAATGATTACCAGGGACCAGATGCAGAGCATGGTACTCACGTAGCAGGTATTATTGCTGGTTTACCTCAAGGAAAGGAGATTCAATATGGTGTAGCTTCAAAAGTGGCTAAGATCATGTCTGTAAGAACAGTTCCTAATGGAGATGAAAGAGATAAGGATGTTGCTAATGCAATCAAATATGCAGTAGATAATGGGGCTAAAGTTTTAAATATGAGCTTTGGAAAACCAGTATCTCCAGGTAAAAACGTTGTTTGGGATGCATTTAAGTATGCTGAAGATAAAGGCGTTCTTTTGGTAAAAGCGGCAGGGAATGAAAATGAAGATGTAGCTGAGCATCTTGCTTATCCAACCAACTTTAAAAATATTACTGATGATAAACCATTTGTAAACAATGTAATCGTTGTAGGTGCAAGCACGAATAGAAACAGTGAACTAAGAGCAAGTTTCTCTAACTTTAACAAGAAAATGGTAAATGTTTTTGCTCCGGGTGAAGAAATTTATTCTACTGTTCCAACAAGTACATATGAATATCTTCAGGGGACTTCAATGGCATCTCCTGTTGTAGCAGGAGCAGCAGCTGTTTTATTAGCTTATATGCCAAATTTAAAGCCGAATCAGATCATCGAAGCTTTGGTGAAATCCAGTAACCCAAGTACAGAGAACCAATTTGGAGACTTTTCACAAGCTGGAGGAGTAATAGATCTTAAAAGAGCAGCAGAATATGCATATTCTAACTTTTATAACGGGAAAACTTCAGCAGTAAAAAAAGCTACGAAATCCGTAAAAAAGACTGTTAAAAAATAA
- a CDS encoding WbqC family protein yields the protein MNMKNVLLPVFYLPPISWFSVFMGAENDVTFEQFESFPKQTYRNRTNIYGANGKLSLIIPISHTGKREFKEIEVSNREDWRKLHWKSIKTAYQSSPYFEFYEDKLIRLFESKENYLLDFNLKGLEILQQILKTEKAYSLNEEYIKNPEQVNFREKFSAKLPSDYEMDLYYQTFSDKLGFLNDLSILDLICNKGPESVTYIKNIKQSY from the coding sequence ATGAATATGAAGAATGTATTATTACCGGTGTTTTATTTACCACCAATTTCATGGTTTTCAGTTTTTATGGGCGCTGAGAATGACGTTACTTTTGAACAATTTGAAAGTTTTCCGAAGCAAACGTATAGAAACAGGACTAATATTTATGGAGCAAATGGAAAACTTTCTTTAATAATTCCTATCAGCCATACTGGAAAAAGAGAATTTAAAGAAATAGAAGTATCAAATAGGGAAGATTGGAGAAAGCTTCACTGGAAATCTATCAAGACTGCCTATCAGAGTTCTCCTTATTTTGAATTTTATGAAGATAAGTTGATCAGGTTATTTGAATCAAAGGAAAATTACCTTTTAGATTTTAATCTTAAAGGATTAGAGATTTTGCAGCAAATCTTAAAAACAGAAAAGGCATACTCTTTGAATGAAGAATATATCAAAAATCCTGAACAAGTTAATTTTAGAGAAAAATTTTCCGCAAAATTACCTTCAGACTATGAAATGGATTTGTACTATCAGACATTCTCTGATAAATTAGGATTTTTGAATGACTTATCGATTCTGGACCTGATTTGTAACAAAGGGCCTGAATCTGTGACTTATATAAAAAATATTAAACAATCATACTAG
- the lepB gene encoding signal peptidase I, translating to MNYFLTYTVYVLILSVLMGISTWKLFKKLGYSPLFAFIPFYNYFIILKETKHPKWWAILSYLPIVGPIMISVFHLYLMKKFGKTLFKDQLLTVILPFIYMAIVNYGKEIELEDENELFLTDEEKAAKKKDSFLGSVTFAVVFATIIHVFVTQPFGIPTGSMERTLLVGDFLFVNKWSYGYRLPMRPLAIPFLQGTIMDTGEKGNPKDDPKSYVDGVKLPYARIMQFNKPQRNDVLVFNYPQDSVHTAIDRKDPYVKRCVAAAGDTFEMRQGRLFVNGKPETVLGDQEVQHAYTVNTGAQLDIPGLYNTYGFLPVREMQTDKGFVYMFQGLTNKTAADIKALPSVINMEESIFPKDSATIQHKLNADRTAYSKSIDTTQSIFPINKPWNQDWYGPLRIPKKGDVVAINKETLPTYRWIISEYEHNNLVERDGLIFINGQQATNYTIKQDYYMMIGDNRDASLDARFFGFVPEENIVGKPIFTWMSLQGVFKDASSTYQAPFKIRWERMFKATNTGEANKTSYWWIAAMILVLFFGWEYFVKLFRKKKTEEDL from the coding sequence ATGAATTATTTTTTAACTTATACAGTATACGTTCTCATTTTATCCGTATTAATGGGGATTTCAACATGGAAACTGTTCAAGAAATTGGGGTATAGTCCATTATTTGCTTTTATACCTTTTTACAATTATTTTATTATTCTAAAAGAAACCAAACATCCGAAGTGGTGGGCTATTTTATCATATTTACCAATTGTTGGTCCGATTATGATATCTGTTTTTCATTTGTATTTAATGAAAAAGTTTGGAAAAACTCTTTTCAAAGACCAGTTACTTACAGTGATTCTTCCATTCATTTATATGGCAATAGTGAATTATGGTAAAGAAATAGAGTTGGAAGATGAAAATGAGTTGTTCTTAACGGATGAAGAAAAGGCAGCTAAAAAGAAAGATTCTTTCTTAGGTTCTGTTACTTTTGCAGTTGTTTTCGCAACGATCATCCATGTTTTTGTAACTCAGCCTTTCGGGATTCCAACAGGATCTATGGAAAGAACCTTGTTGGTGGGTGACTTCCTTTTTGTAAATAAATGGAGCTATGGCTACAGATTACCAATGCGTCCATTAGCTATACCTTTCTTACAGGGAACTATTATGGATACCGGGGAAAAAGGAAATCCTAAAGATGATCCGAAATCTTACGTAGATGGTGTAAAATTGCCTTATGCAAGAATAATGCAATTCAACAAGCCTCAGAGAAATGATGTTCTTGTTTTCAACTATCCTCAGGATTCAGTACATACTGCCATTGACAGAAAAGACCCTTATGTGAAAAGATGTGTTGCTGCGGCAGGAGATACTTTTGAAATGAGACAGGGAAGGCTTTTTGTAAATGGTAAACCTGAAACTGTTTTAGGAGATCAGGAAGTACAGCATGCATATACTGTAAATACAGGAGCTCAGTTAGATATTCCGGGATTATACAATACTTATGGTTTCTTACCTGTAAGAGAAATGCAGACAGATAAAGGGTTTGTTTATATGTTTCAGGGATTAACTAATAAAACAGCAGCAGATATTAAAGCATTACCAAGTGTAATAAATATGGAAGAAAGTATCTTTCCAAAGGATTCTGCTACTATTCAGCATAAACTAAATGCTGATAGGACGGCGTATTCGAAAAGTATTGATACTACACAGTCTATATTTCCAATCAACAAACCTTGGAATCAGGATTGGTATGGACCACTTAGAATACCTAAAAAAGGAGATGTAGTTGCTATTAATAAAGAAACACTTCCTACATACCGTTGGATTATTTCTGAATATGAACATAATAATTTGGTAGAAAGAGATGGACTGATTTTTATTAATGGTCAGCAGGCTACAAATTATACAATAAAGCAAGACTACTATATGATGATAGGGGATAACAGAGATGCTTCTTTGGATGCAAGATTCTTTGGTTTCGTTCCTGAAGAAAACATTGTAGGAAAACCAATATTTACCTGGATGAGTTTACAGGGAGTTTTTAAAGATGCAAGTTCTACTTACCAGGCTCCGTTTAAGATCCGTTGGGAAAGAATGTTTAAAGCGACCAATACCGGAGAGGCAAATAAAACATCTTACTGGTGGATTGCAGCAATGATCCTTGTCTTATTCTTTGGATGGGAATACTTTGTTAAACTGTTCAGAAAGAAAAAAACAGAAGAAGATTTATAA
- the dapB gene encoding 4-hydroxy-tetrahydrodipicolinate reductase, with protein MRIALVGYGKMGKIIDEIATKRGHEVVARLKETPTAENLNNPDVVIEFSLPEVAFNNIQACLENNIPVICGTTGWLDKKEEVEKIAVENQTAFLYGSNFSLGVNLFFALNEKLADLMKNVNEYSCQLEEIHHIHKLDAPSGTAISLAEGIFKNNPKFDAWKLEETQGNQLGIFAIREDEVPGTHSVFYRSEVDEIEIKHTAFNRNGFALGAVVAAEWIKDKKGNFTMKDVLGL; from the coding sequence ATGAGAATAGCATTAGTTGGATATGGAAAAATGGGTAAGATCATTGATGAGATTGCTACGAAGAGAGGACATGAAGTGGTTGCCCGTCTGAAAGAAACTCCAACTGCTGAAAATCTTAATAATCCTGATGTAGTGATTGAGTTTTCGTTACCTGAAGTAGCGTTTAACAACATACAAGCATGTCTTGAAAATAATATTCCTGTTATTTGCGGGACCACAGGATGGCTGGATAAAAAAGAAGAAGTAGAAAAAATTGCAGTAGAAAATCAAACTGCATTTTTATATGGCTCCAACTTTAGTTTAGGGGTCAATTTATTTTTTGCTTTAAATGAAAAGTTGGCCGATCTAATGAAGAATGTTAATGAATACTCCTGTCAATTAGAAGAAATTCACCACATTCACAAATTAGATGCTCCAAGCGGAACAGCTATTTCCTTAGCTGAGGGTATTTTTAAAAACAATCCTAAATTTGATGCATGGAAATTGGAAGAAACTCAAGGAAATCAATTGGGGATTTTTGCTATTCGTGAAGATGAAGTTCCGGGAACGCATAGCGTATTCTACAGAAGTGAGGTGGATGAAATTGAAATCAAACACACTGCATTCAATAGAAATGGTTTTGCATTAGGCGCAGTAGTTGCTGCAGAATGGATTAAGGACAAGAAAGGAAATTTCACAATGAAAGATGTTTTGGGGCTCTAA
- a CDS encoding DUF5683 domain-containing protein, whose translation MKKLLFTFFLCLSALAYSQVNPNDTIRVEHHPKDSISAAKPPKSESKVIADLESANGPTAKTLKLNPTKAGLYSAVFPGLGQYYNKKYWKIPIVWGAVGTGVGIAMWNDKQYKKYREYYIAKLNGTPNEFIDSRPWLDKVALANVQDRAKRQRDYAIAITGLIYILSIVDAVVDAHLYESRHDPDLTFKPTVIQDQYSIQPPKTGLSLSYRF comes from the coding sequence ATGAAGAAATTATTGTTCACTTTTTTCTTGTGTCTATCTGCACTGGCTTATTCACAAGTAAATCCTAATGATACAATTCGGGTAGAACACCATCCGAAGGACAGTATCTCTGCCGCAAAGCCACCAAAATCAGAGTCGAAAGTGATTGCCGACCTTGAAAGTGCAAATGGTCCTACGGCAAAAACACTAAAATTAAATCCTACAAAAGCAGGTTTATATTCTGCGGTCTTTCCAGGTTTAGGACAGTACTACAACAAAAAGTATTGGAAAATTCCTATTGTTTGGGGTGCTGTGGGAACTGGAGTAGGTATTGCCATGTGGAACGACAAGCAATACAAAAAATACAGAGAATATTACATAGCCAAATTAAACGGAACTCCTAATGAATTTATTGATAGCCGACCATGGTTGGATAAAGTAGCATTAGCGAACGTGCAGGATAGAGCAAAAAGACAAAGAGATTATGCAATAGCAATTACAGGATTGATCTATATTTTAAGTATTGTAGATGCTGTAGTTGATGCACATCTTTATGAAAGTCGCCATGACCCTGATTTAACTTTTAAACCAACTGTTATTCAGGATCAGTACAGTATACAACCTCCCAAAACAGGGTTGAGTTTAAGTTATAGGTTCTAA